The following nucleotide sequence is from Neokomagataea tanensis.
ACATCGACATCCTGCGGGCGATAATAGCGCCGCCCACCCTCGCCCCGGAAGGGCTTTACACCCGGGTAAGCCGTTTCCCATGAGCGCAAACGATGTTGAGGAACGTGCAACTCGTCAGCCACTTCACTGATGGTGCGGTAGGCTTCTTCGGATTTCTGAACATTGGTTAGGTCAGCTTCCGTAATACCTTGCCCATCTCTGTCGTGGTGTTCGTTCAAATCCATCAGTCATCGCCTTGCTGATCATGCCCAAGTGACATTACCTTGTCATTATTAAGCCGATTACGCAAAAGCTGAGATGGCCTGAAGACCAGTACAGCGCGCGGTAGGATAGGCACTTCAACCCCGGTTTTGGGATTGCGCCCTACACGCTCAGATTTACGACGAACGGAGAAGGTACCGAAGCCGCTTAGCTTGACGGTTTCCCCCTGCGATAATTGCTCGCTCACCTGCTCGAGGACAGTCTCTAGAACACGCGAGGAGTCATGCCGGGATAGCCCGACATGAGCATGTATTTTCTCAACAAGCGTTGAACGCGTCACGGTATCCATGTCTTTTGCGTATCATGAATAACGGCGCAGTCAAAAGAAATCTCATCGCACCCCAGACTGGGTACGATTCGCTTACATGCGGAGCAGAGCTGACCCCCATGTGAGACCGCCGCCAAGCGCTTCCATCAATACCAGATCTCCACGCTGGATCCGGCCATCTCTTACAGCGACATTGAGAGCCAGCGGTATAGATGCCGCTGAGGTATTGGCGTGCTGATCCACTGTCACTACGACACGATCAGCCGGCAGGTTAAGTTTTTTGCCCATACCCTCAATGATGCGTAAGTTTGCTTGGTGGGGTACCATCCACTGAACATCCTGCCCTTGAAGCCCATTAGCTTCGAGGGCCTCGTCAACAGCCTGAGCCAGTTTCACTACAGCATGGCGGAAAACCTCACGCCCTTGCATCTTTACCGCTGGGTGTGTTGAGCAGCCTTCTTGCGTCGAATGACCAACGTAGAGAATATCGCCGATTGTTCCATCTGCATGCAGATGCGTTGAGAGGATACCCTCTCCTTCAGCCGCACCGCCTTCTAATATCACGGCG
It contains:
- a CDS encoding integration host factor subunit alpha produces the protein MDTVTRSTLVEKIHAHVGLSRHDSSRVLETVLEQVSEQLSQGETVKLSGFGTFSVRRKSERVGRNPKTGVEVPILPRAVLVFRPSQLLRNRLNNDKVMSLGHDQQGDD